In the bacterium genome, TTAACGCTTGACGTTATACGTTATTTAGTGATATACTTTCATCAATGATAAAATCATTTAAGTGCAGGGAAACTGAAAAAATATTTAATCGCCTTTTTTCGCATAAGCTTCCCCATAATATCCAAAAAGTTGCGTTTCGAAAATTAAGGATGTTAAACAGGGCGAACATATTAAATGATTTACGTGTTCCACCTTCGAATCATCTCGAGGCATTACACAGTGAGAGAAAAGGACAATTCAGCATTCGAATAAATGACCAGTGGAGAATTTGTTTTGAATGGTTAGAACACGACGCTTCAAATGTCGAAATAGTTGATTATCATTAGGAGGACTTAATCATGAGCAGAAAAAAAATAGAACCCATTCATCCCGGAGAAATATTAAACGAAGAATTTCTCAAACCAATGAATTTAAGCCAGAACAAATTAGCCAATGATATTGGAATTTCACCGCGCAGGATTAATGAAATAGTGCATGGGAAAAGAAGAATTACGGCTGACACGGCTCTTCGTTTGGCGCATTATTTCAAAATGTCTCCGCAGTTTTGGCTTGGCTTACAGATGGATTACGATCTTGATATTGAAGAAGACCGGCTTGCCGCACGAATTGAAAAAGAAGTTGGAGTTTATTTTAACGACTTAACTTTAGCAAAAGCATAAAATAAAAATTCCTAACCATGCGCTACGCTCCGGGAGAACCAGGCGCTCGAGACCAATCCCCCTTCGGGGGACGGCTCAGCTCCGCGTTAAAATTATGAAAAAAATATTTCTACTCATATTTGTAA is a window encoding:
- a CDS encoding HigA family addiction module antitoxin, whose protein sequence is MSRKKIEPIHPGEILNEEFLKPMNLSQNKLANDIGISPRRINEIVHGKRRITADTALRLAHYFKMSPQFWLGLQMDYDLDIEEDRLAARIEKEVGVYFNDLTLAKA
- a CDS encoding type II toxin-antitoxin system RelE/ParE family toxin, producing MIKSFKCRETEKIFNRLFSHKLPHNIQKVAFRKLRMLNRANILNDLRVPPSNHLEALHSERKGQFSIRINDQWRICFEWLEHDASNVEIVDYH